In one window of Paraburkholderia phymatum STM815 DNA:
- a CDS encoding YicC/YloC family endoribonuclease — protein MIYSMTGYASATRELAAASGTGGVSVSVELRTVNSRFLDLNFRMPEDVRVCEPTLREMLMNKLSRGKVDIRINLQRSEQSANAGALNRDALAQLAMLERSVLEAFPDSGRLRTGEILRWPGVLAESGVSQEVLRDAVLECGKQAIADLIDVRAREGAQLATMLLNNVSEMEAIVTKITPLVPELIAKHQQKIVERLQEALGIAAPDTAATIVSREEIAERIRQEVTMYGIRIDIAEELSRLTAHLNETRHVIQKGGKVGKRLDFMMQELNREANTLGSKAAAKELADSSMTLKLLIEQMREQVQNLE, from the coding sequence ATGATCTACAGTATGACCGGCTATGCGAGCGCCACGCGCGAACTCGCAGCAGCATCGGGCACCGGCGGCGTTAGTGTGTCCGTCGAATTGCGCACGGTTAACTCGCGCTTTCTCGATCTCAACTTCCGCATGCCGGAAGACGTTCGCGTGTGCGAACCGACGCTGCGCGAAATGCTGATGAACAAGCTGTCGCGCGGCAAGGTCGATATCCGCATCAACCTGCAGCGCAGCGAACAGTCGGCCAACGCAGGAGCGCTCAATCGCGACGCGCTCGCGCAACTGGCGATGCTGGAGCGTTCTGTGCTCGAAGCATTCCCCGATTCCGGCCGCCTGCGCACGGGAGAAATCCTGCGCTGGCCGGGTGTGCTGGCGGAGAGCGGCGTGTCGCAGGAAGTGCTGCGCGATGCCGTGCTCGAATGCGGCAAGCAGGCGATCGCCGATCTGATCGACGTGCGTGCACGCGAAGGCGCGCAACTCGCGACGATGCTGCTCAACAACGTGAGCGAAATGGAAGCGATCGTCACGAAGATCACGCCGCTCGTGCCGGAGCTGATCGCGAAGCATCAGCAGAAGATCGTCGAGCGCCTGCAGGAAGCGCTCGGCATCGCCGCGCCGGATACGGCTGCGACGATCGTGTCGCGCGAAGAGATCGCCGAACGGATCCGTCAGGAAGTGACGATGTACGGCATCCGCATCGATATCGCCGAAGAACTGTCACGCCTCACCGCGCATCTGAATGAAACGCGCCACGTCATCCAGAAGGGCGGCAAGGTCGGCAAGCGCCTCGACTTCATGATGCAGGAGCTGAATCGCGAAGCGAACACGCTCGGCTCGAAGGCCGCCGCGAAAGAACTCGCCGATTCGTCGATGACGCTCAAGCTGCTCATCGAACAGATGCGCGAACAAGTACAAAACCTGGAGTAA
- the greB gene encoding transcription elongation factor GreB, which translates to MNKAFVKESTDENDDDLEAAQPDMPAGAKNYITPAGYRRLRDELLHLIDEARPEVVKLVSWAASNGDRSENGDYIYGKRRLREIDRRIRFLTKRIDLAEVVNSSRQENTDQVFFGATVDYATEDGETHTVRIVGIDEVNLDEGHVSWISPIARALLKAKVGDQVTLHTPAGPQPIDVLDVRYPTREEEDA; encoded by the coding sequence ATGAACAAAGCCTTTGTCAAAGAATCGACTGACGAGAACGACGACGACCTCGAAGCCGCTCAACCCGATATGCCTGCGGGCGCGAAGAACTACATCACGCCCGCGGGCTACCGGCGTCTGCGCGACGAACTGCTGCATTTGATCGACGAGGCGCGGCCGGAAGTCGTGAAACTGGTGTCGTGGGCGGCGTCGAATGGCGACCGCTCGGAGAACGGCGATTACATCTACGGCAAGCGACGGCTGCGCGAGATCGATCGGCGCATCCGCTTTTTGACGAAGCGTATCGACCTGGCCGAGGTGGTGAACAGCAGCCGCCAGGAGAACACCGATCAGGTGTTCTTCGGCGCGACCGTCGACTACGCGACAGAGGACGGCGAGACCCATACGGTGAGGATCGTCGGCATCGACGAGGTGAATCTGGACGAGGGGCATGTCAGCTGGATTTCGCCGATCGCCCGCGCGCTGCTGAAGGCGAAGGTCGGCGATCAGGTCACACTGCACACGCCAGCAGGCCCGCAGCCGATCGACGTGCTCGATGTCCGCTATCCGACGCGAGAAGAAGAGGACGCGTAA
- the gmk gene encoding guanylate kinase, whose protein sequence is MSEPKAEAKPEPKRNPYAGVYPGNLFMVVAPSGAGKSTLVNALLARDGAIRLSISYTTRQPRPNEQDGEHYHFTTVEDFLQRHDAGEFLESAEVHGNYYATSRVWIEEQMKSGHDVLLEIDWQGAQQVKKQFRNAVEIFILPPSLEALEERLKKRGQDEPNVITRRLLAAGSEMAHAAEAEYVVINENFDRALAELQCLVSATRSRFASQYARHTNLFMQLGIHLPHA, encoded by the coding sequence ATGTCCGAACCTAAAGCCGAAGCCAAGCCCGAACCGAAGCGCAATCCGTACGCAGGTGTTTATCCCGGCAACCTGTTCATGGTCGTCGCACCGTCGGGCGCGGGCAAGTCGACGCTCGTCAACGCGCTGCTCGCGCGCGACGGAGCGATCCGTCTGTCGATCTCGTACACCACGCGCCAGCCGCGTCCGAATGAGCAGGACGGCGAGCACTATCACTTCACGACGGTCGAAGACTTCCTGCAGCGGCACGACGCAGGGGAGTTTCTCGAGAGCGCGGAAGTGCACGGCAACTACTACGCGACCTCGCGTGTGTGGATCGAAGAGCAGATGAAAAGCGGCCACGACGTGCTGCTCGAAATCGACTGGCAGGGCGCGCAGCAAGTGAAGAAGCAGTTCCGCAATGCCGTCGAGATCTTCATTTTGCCGCCGTCGCTCGAAGCACTCGAAGAGCGTTTGAAAAAGCGCGGCCAGGACGAGCCGAATGTGATCACGCGACGTCTGCTCGCAGCGGGCAGCGAGATGGCGCACGCCGCGGAAGCGGAGTATGTCGTGATCAACGAGAACTTCGATCGCGCGCTCGCCGAACTGCAATGCCTCGTGTCGGCCACGCGCTCGCGCTTCGCATCGCAATACGCGCGCCATACGAACCTCTTCATGCAACTCGGCATTCACTTGCCGCACGCGTGA
- a CDS encoding cold-shock protein, with translation METGIVKWFNDAKGYGFITSDTGGEDLFAHFSEIRADGFKSLKENQRVSFDVKAGPKGRQAANIQPL, from the coding sequence ATGGAAACGGGTATCGTCAAATGGTTTAACGATGCTAAAGGCTACGGCTTCATCACGTCCGACACGGGCGGTGAGGATCTCTTCGCGCACTTCTCGGAGATCCGCGCGGATGGCTTCAAGTCGCTGAAGGAGAACCAGCGCGTGTCGTTCGACGTGAAGGCTGGCCCGAAGGGCCGGCAGGCTGCGAACATTCAGCCGCTGTAA
- the rph gene encoding ribonuclease PH, whose amino-acid sequence MNDITKRPSGRTADQLRDVRITRHYTKHAEGSVLVEFGDTKVICTASIAESVPAFLRDRGQGWLTAEYGMLPRATHTRSDREAARGKQTGRTQEIQRLIGRALRSVFDLERLGARTLHIDCDVIQADGGTRTASITGAFVAARDAVAKLLATGRIETSPITDYVAAISVGVFDGIPVLDLDYDEDSQCDTDMNVVMTGDGGFVEIQGTAEGVPFSRDEMNKLLDLAQAGIATLIAKQKEALESKGE is encoded by the coding sequence ATGAACGACATCACGAAACGCCCCAGCGGCCGCACCGCCGATCAGCTGCGCGACGTGCGCATCACGCGCCATTACACGAAGCACGCGGAAGGCTCCGTGCTGGTCGAATTCGGCGATACCAAGGTGATCTGCACGGCGAGCATCGCCGAGAGCGTGCCCGCCTTTCTGCGCGACCGCGGCCAGGGCTGGCTGACGGCCGAATACGGCATGCTGCCGCGCGCGACGCACACACGCAGCGACCGCGAAGCCGCACGCGGCAAGCAGACCGGGCGGACGCAGGAAATCCAGCGCCTGATCGGCCGCGCGCTGCGCTCGGTGTTCGATCTCGAGCGGCTCGGCGCGCGCACGCTGCATATCGACTGCGACGTGATCCAGGCCGACGGCGGCACGCGCACGGCGAGCATCACGGGCGCTTTCGTCGCCGCACGCGACGCCGTCGCGAAGCTGCTCGCGACGGGTCGCATCGAGACGTCGCCCATCACCGACTACGTCGCAGCCATCTCGGTCGGCGTGTTTGACGGCATCCCCGTGCTCGATCTCGACTATGACGAAGACTCGCAATGCGACACCGACATGAATGTCGTGATGACGGGCGACGGCGGCTTTGTCGAAATCCAGGGCACGGCAGAAGGCGTGCCCTTCTCGCGCGATGAAATGAACAAGCTGCTCGATCTCGCGCAAGCCGGCATTGCGACGCTGATCGCGAAGCAGAAGGAAGCATTGGAGTCCAAGGGTGAGTGA
- a CDS encoding RelA/SpoT family protein: MSTNPSPSATEVDHAAHEHDSDSPSSARKYIDAVLEQSFRHLFGPTATPEQPRRHDVVSIAKLTTALSGYLSPEEIKEVKAAFHFSDEAHLGQYRQSGEPYITHPVAVAETCAAWKLDAQSIMAALLHDVMEDQGVTKTELAERFGAKVAELVDGLSKLDKMEFRSREEAQAENFRKMLLAMARDVRVILVKLADRLHNMRTLGAVPPEKRRRVARETLDIYAPIAHRLGLNNTYRELQDLSFANFNPHRYATLEKAVKAARGNRREVVGKILESVQRAIADAKLDAEVTGREKTIFSIYKKMRDKQLSFSQVLDVYGFRVVVESPLECYTCLGALHALYKPVPGKFKDYIAIPKVNGYQSLHTTLVGPFGAPIEFQVRTRKMHEIAEAGVAAHWLYKNGGADLNDVQKRAHQWLKSLLDIQSEVGDSSEFLEHVKIDLFPDAVYVFTPKSKIMALPRGATALDFAYSIHSDLGNQCVAVKINNELLPLRTELKSGDIVEVITAPYSKPNPAWLGFVRTGKARTAIRHYLKTMRLNESVQLGERLVDQSLKGYGLALSDVTPEVWDKLVLWTGNKNRQEIFADIGLGRRVAAVMAKRIEVLMNGREGHEGDDDHPRAEHPTPNAPPVVITGTEGMSVQLSACCRPIPGDDIMGYIGIGLGMAIHTTDCRVAQRIHRRDPGRWIDVAWAPQPGRLFDVAIKVLVKNTKGVFARVAADITSADANIVHIAMDEDQSQESTVLRFVIQVSDRVHLANVMRRVRTNLDVMRIARERPSEEGHRHHDGGMRIDRERADY, encoded by the coding sequence ATGAGCACCAATCCCTCGCCATCCGCCACGGAAGTGGATCACGCTGCCCACGAACACGATAGCGACTCGCCATCGTCTGCACGCAAGTACATCGACGCGGTCCTCGAACAATCGTTTCGCCACCTGTTCGGACCGACCGCCACGCCGGAGCAGCCGCGCCGGCATGATGTCGTCTCCATCGCCAAGCTGACTACTGCGCTGTCCGGCTATCTGAGCCCGGAAGAGATCAAGGAAGTCAAAGCGGCTTTCCACTTCAGCGACGAAGCCCACCTCGGGCAATATCGTCAAAGCGGCGAACCCTACATCACGCATCCTGTTGCCGTCGCGGAAACGTGCGCGGCGTGGAAGCTCGATGCGCAGTCGATCATGGCGGCGCTCCTGCACGACGTGATGGAAGATCAGGGCGTGACCAAGACCGAACTGGCAGAGCGCTTCGGCGCGAAGGTCGCGGAACTGGTCGACGGGTTGTCGAAGCTGGACAAGATGGAGTTCCGCAGTCGCGAGGAAGCGCAGGCGGAAAACTTCCGCAAGATGCTGCTCGCGATGGCGCGCGATGTGCGGGTGATCCTCGTGAAGCTCGCGGACCGGCTGCACAACATGCGCACGCTCGGCGCGGTGCCGCCCGAAAAGCGCCGCCGCGTGGCGCGCGAAACGCTGGACATCTACGCGCCGATCGCACACCGTCTCGGCCTGAACAACACCTATCGCGAGTTGCAGGACCTGAGCTTCGCGAACTTCAATCCGCACCGTTACGCGACGCTCGAAAAAGCCGTGAAGGCGGCGCGCGGCAACCGTCGTGAAGTGGTCGGCAAGATTCTCGAATCGGTGCAGCGCGCCATTGCCGACGCGAAGCTCGATGCCGAAGTGACGGGCCGCGAGAAAACGATCTTCAGCATCTACAAAAAGATGCGCGACAAGCAGCTGTCGTTCTCACAGGTGCTCGACGTGTACGGTTTCCGCGTGGTGGTCGAAAGCCCGCTCGAATGCTATACGTGCCTGGGCGCGCTGCATGCGCTTTACAAGCCGGTGCCGGGCAAGTTCAAGGACTACATCGCGATTCCGAAGGTCAACGGCTATCAGTCCCTGCATACCACCCTGGTCGGCCCATTCGGCGCGCCGATCGAGTTCCAGGTGCGCACGCGCAAGATGCACGAGATCGCGGAAGCGGGTGTCGCCGCGCACTGGCTGTACAAGAACGGCGGCGCGGACCTGAACGATGTGCAGAAGCGCGCGCATCAATGGCTCAAGTCGCTGCTCGACATTCAGAGCGAAGTCGGCGATTCGAGCGAATTCCTCGAACACGTGAAGATCGATCTCTTCCCGGATGCCGTCTACGTGTTCACGCCGAAGTCGAAGATCATGGCGCTGCCGCGCGGTGCGACGGCTCTGGACTTCGCGTATTCGATCCACAGCGACCTGGGCAATCAGTGCGTCGCGGTGAAGATCAACAACGAACTGCTGCCGCTGCGTACCGAGCTGAAGAGCGGCGATATCGTCGAAGTGATCACGGCGCCGTATTCAAAACCGAACCCCGCGTGGCTTGGCTTCGTGCGCACGGGCAAGGCGCGCACCGCGATCCGTCATTACCTGAAGACGATGCGTCTTAACGAATCGGTGCAACTCGGTGAGCGTCTCGTCGATCAGTCGCTCAAGGGTTATGGGCTCGCGCTGTCCGACGTCACGCCGGAAGTGTGGGACAAGCTCGTGCTGTGGACGGGCAACAAGAACCGTCAGGAAATCTTCGCAGATATAGGTCTCGGCCGGCGCGTGGCCGCCGTGATGGCCAAGCGCATCGAAGTGCTGATGAACGGCCGCGAAGGTCACGAAGGCGACGACGACCATCCGCGCGCCGAGCATCCGACGCCCAACGCGCCACCCGTCGTAATCACGGGCACCGAGGGGATGTCGGTGCAACTGTCCGCATGCTGCCGCCCGATCCCCGGCGACGACATCATGGGCTACATCGGCATCGGTCTCGGCATGGCCATCCACACCACGGATTGCCGCGTCGCTCAGCGCATTCATCGGCGCGATCCGGGCCGCTGGATCGACGTCGCGTGGGCGCCGCAACCGGGGCGCCTGTTCGACGTCGCGATCAAGGTGCTGGTGAAGAACACCAAGGGCGTGTTTGCGCGTGTCGCCGCGGATATCACGTCGGCCGACGCCAACATCGTCCACATCGCAATGGACGAAGACCAGTCGCAGGAATCAACGGTGCTGCGCTTCGTCATCCAGGTCAGCGACCGCGTGCATCTCGCCAACGTGATGCGCCGCGTGCGGACCAATCTCGACGTGATGCGCATCGCGCGCGAACGGCCGAGCGAAGAAGGGCATCGTCATCACGACGGCGGCATGCGGATCGATCGCGAGCGCGCCGATTACTGA
- a CDS encoding DUF2591 domain-containing protein: MNVADLSGLALDYWVARSLHDFVREIHFTDSGTVVSIRGNDRGRPWDGRFTPSTSWEAAAVVLERAQRLEVRERMRDGAVHCVADFAGGQRTVSAHGESLRVALLRAFVISQFGETVDELVRQPQSLFGTHSTPVGEQPSVGIENELPKPDGEIGDIKSAPR; this comes from the coding sequence ATGAACGTAGCTGATCTGTCCGGTCTCGCGCTCGACTACTGGGTCGCGCGCAGCCTGCACGACTTCGTGCGCGAAATCCACTTCACCGACAGCGGCACTGTCGTCTCGATACGCGGGAATGATCGCGGACGTCCGTGGGATGGACGTTTTACGCCTTCTACGTCGTGGGAAGCGGCGGCCGTCGTGCTCGAACGCGCGCAGCGGCTCGAAGTGCGCGAGCGCATGCGCGATGGCGCGGTGCATTGCGTCGCAGACTTCGCTGGTGGTCAAAGAACGGTGTCGGCGCATGGCGAATCGCTGCGCGTCGCGCTCTTGCGGGCCTTTGTGATCAGCCAGTTTGGCGAGACCGTCGACGAACTGGTGCGTCAGCCGCAGTCGCTGTTCGGTACGCACTCGACGCCGGTCGGCGAGCAGCCGTCCGTCGGCATCGAGAACGAGTTGCCGAAGCCGGATGGCGAGATCGGGGATATCAAGTCGGCGCCGCGCTAA
- the hemW gene encoding radical SAM family heme chaperone HemW: MSQASTAGVNVVKAFTSPGSIHLTSLPPLALYVHFPWCVRKCPYCDFNSHESKGGTFPEDEYLDALRSDLERSLPLVWGRQVHTVFIGGGTPSLMSAKGLDRLLSDVRALLPLDADAEITLEANPGTFEAEKFAQFRASGVNRLSVGIQSFNEAHLKALGRIHDSTQARHAVEVAANTFGNFNLDLMFALPKQTLAECQADIETALSYAPPHLSLYHLTLEPNTLFAKFPPPLPDDDSSADMQDWIHERTREAGYERYEVSAYAKPHRQSKHNLNYWRFGDYLGIGAGAHTKLSFPNRILRQMRYKHPATFIEEARSGNAVQEEHEVGARDLPFEFMLNALRLVEGFPVHRFIERTGLPITSIEPALQEAERRGLITRDFEKIAPTPLGQAFLNDLQALFLKDS, from the coding sequence GTGAGTCAGGCATCGACGGCCGGCGTCAACGTCGTCAAGGCGTTCACCTCGCCTGGCAGCATCCATTTGACTTCGCTGCCGCCGCTCGCGCTGTACGTGCATTTTCCGTGGTGCGTGCGCAAATGCCCGTACTGCGATTTCAACTCGCATGAGTCCAAGGGCGGCACGTTCCCCGAAGACGAGTATCTCGACGCGTTGCGCAGCGACCTCGAACGGTCGCTGCCCCTCGTGTGGGGACGGCAGGTACATACGGTGTTCATCGGCGGCGGCACGCCGAGCCTGATGTCGGCGAAAGGACTCGACCGGCTGCTGTCGGACGTGCGCGCACTGCTGCCGCTCGATGCCGATGCCGAGATTACGCTCGAAGCCAATCCCGGCACGTTCGAAGCCGAGAAGTTCGCGCAGTTTCGCGCAAGCGGCGTGAACCGGCTGTCAGTCGGCATCCAGAGTTTCAACGAAGCGCATCTGAAGGCCTTGGGCCGCATTCACGACTCGACGCAAGCACGCCATGCGGTCGAAGTCGCCGCAAACACGTTCGGCAACTTCAACCTCGACCTGATGTTCGCGCTTCCGAAGCAGACGCTGGCGGAGTGTCAGGCGGATATCGAAACGGCGCTGTCGTACGCGCCGCCGCATCTGTCGCTCTACCATCTGACGCTGGAACCGAACACGCTGTTCGCGAAGTTTCCGCCGCCGCTACCCGACGACGATTCGTCCGCCGACATGCAGGACTGGATTCACGAGCGCACGCGCGAAGCGGGTTATGAGCGCTACGAGGTCTCGGCGTATGCGAAGCCGCATCGGCAAAGCAAACATAACCTGAACTACTGGCGCTTCGGCGACTACCTTGGCATCGGTGCGGGCGCCCATACGAAGCTGTCGTTTCCGAATCGCATCTTGCGGCAGATGCGCTACAAGCATCCCGCGACGTTTATCGAAGAGGCACGTTCAGGCAATGCCGTGCAGGAAGAACATGAAGTCGGCGCACGCGACCTGCCGTTCGAGTTCATGCTGAACGCGCTGCGACTGGTGGAAGGGTTCCCCGTGCATCGGTTCATTGAGCGCACGGGCCTGCCGATCACATCGATCGAGCCTGCCTTGCAGGAAGCGGAGCGCCGCGGACTGATCACACGCGACTTCGAGAAAATCGCGCCGACGCCGCTCGGCCAGGCATTTCTGAACGATCTTCAGGCGCTCTTTCTGAAGGATTCGTGA
- a CDS encoding porin — MKKTLMVAALSGVFATAAHAQSSVTLYGLIDAGITYTNNQHGHSNWQMTSGSVNGSRFGLRGAEDLGGGLKAIFTLENGFGINDGTMKQGSRLFGRQAFVGLASDQFGAVTLGRQYDSMVDYVGPLALTGTQYGGTQFAHPFDNDNLNNSFRVNNSVKYQSANYAGFKFGALYGFSNQADGFANNRAYSAGASYSFAGFNLAAAYLQLNSNGATSGAAFNSGGAVSSDNTFFAGRQQTWGAGANYTFGPATAGLVYTQTNLSSLNGISQGASGVSGGVGLNGSSAHFQNFEANARYALTPALSVAGSYTYTRASIEGQRPHWNQFNLQTAYALSKRTDVYLQGEYQQVSENSLVNANINGLGASSSNEKQVSVTAGLRHRF, encoded by the coding sequence ATGAAAAAGACTCTCATGGTCGCGGCCCTGTCGGGCGTATTTGCAACGGCTGCGCATGCGCAAAGCAGCGTCACGCTGTACGGCCTGATTGATGCCGGCATCACCTACACGAACAACCAGCACGGCCACAGCAACTGGCAAATGACGAGCGGCTCGGTGAACGGCAGCCGTTTCGGCCTGCGCGGCGCTGAAGACCTCGGCGGCGGCCTGAAGGCGATCTTCACGTTGGAAAACGGTTTCGGCATCAATGACGGCACGATGAAGCAAGGCAGCCGTCTGTTCGGCCGTCAGGCGTTCGTTGGTCTGGCAAGCGACCAGTTCGGCGCCGTGACCCTCGGCCGTCAATACGACAGCATGGTCGACTACGTCGGCCCGCTGGCGCTGACGGGCACGCAGTACGGCGGCACGCAGTTCGCCCACCCGTTCGACAACGACAACCTGAACAACTCGTTCCGCGTCAACAACTCGGTCAAGTACCAGAGCGCGAACTACGCCGGCTTCAAGTTCGGCGCGTTGTATGGCTTCTCGAACCAGGCTGACGGCTTCGCAAACAACCGCGCCTATAGCGCGGGCGCGTCGTACAGCTTCGCAGGCTTCAACCTCGCAGCTGCTTACCTGCAACTGAACAGCAACGGCGCAACGAGCGGCGCGGCGTTCAACTCGGGCGGCGCAGTGTCGAGCGACAACACGTTCTTCGCTGGCCGCCAACAGACGTGGGGCGCAGGCGCGAACTACACGTTCGGCCCGGCGACGGCTGGCCTCGTGTACACGCAGACGAACCTGTCGAGCCTCAATGGCATCAGCCAGGGCGCGTCGGGCGTGTCGGGTGGCGTCGGCCTGAATGGCTCGAGCGCTCACTTCCAGAACTTCGAAGCAAACGCACGTTACGCACTGACGCCGGCTCTGAGCGTCGCTGGTTCGTACACGTACACACGTGCAAGCATCGAAGGTCAGCGTCCGCACTGGAACCAGTTCAACCTGCAAACGGCTTATGCGCTGTCGAAGCGTACCGACGTCTATCTGCAGGGCGAATACCAGCAAGTCAGCGAAAACTCGCTCGTCAACGCCAACATCAATGGTCTTGGCGCTTCGTCGAGCAACGAGAAGCAAGTTTCTGTGACGGCTGGCCTGCGCCACCGCTTCTAA
- the rdgB gene encoding RdgB/HAM1 family non-canonical purine NTP pyrophosphatase, with translation MSDRQDNALRKIVLASNNAGKLREFAALFGTAGIELIPQGALNVPEAEEPHPTFVENALTKARHASKLTGLPAIADDSGLCVRALRGAPGVYSARYAQLAGGEKSDAANNARLVEQLKDTSDRRAYYFCVLALVRHAGDPEPLIAEGRWHGEMLDAPRGKNGFGYDPYFFLPALNATAAELEPAVKNATSHRALALQQLFARLKEEA, from the coding sequence GTGAGTGATCGTCAGGACAACGCGCTGCGCAAGATCGTGCTGGCGTCGAACAACGCGGGCAAGCTGCGCGAGTTCGCCGCGCTGTTCGGTACGGCGGGCATCGAGCTCATTCCGCAAGGCGCGCTGAACGTGCCGGAAGCGGAAGAGCCGCATCCCACGTTCGTCGAAAACGCGCTGACGAAGGCGCGTCACGCATCGAAGCTGACGGGCCTGCCCGCGATCGCCGATGATTCCGGCCTGTGCGTGCGCGCGCTGCGCGGCGCGCCCGGCGTATATTCGGCGCGCTATGCGCAGCTTGCAGGCGGCGAGAAGAGCGACGCTGCAAATAACGCGCGTCTCGTCGAGCAGTTGAAAGACACGAGCGACCGGCGGGCGTATTACTTCTGCGTGCTCGCGCTTGTGCGCCATGCGGGTGACCCGGAGCCGCTGATCGCCGAAGGCCGCTGGCACGGCGAAATGCTCGATGCGCCGCGTGGCAAGAATGGCTTCGGCTACGACCCCTACTTCTTCCTGCCCGCGCTGAACGCAACGGCGGCCGAACTGGAGCCTGCCGTGAAGAACGCGACGAGTCATCGCGCACTTGCGCTGCAGCAGTTGTTTGCGCGACTGAAGGAGGAAGCGTGA
- a CDS encoding exonuclease domain-containing protein produces the protein MSEPFLSEPALDVPIVFVDLETTGGSVGDHRITEVGVVEVGPNGVSSWTTLVDPGQPIPPFIQQLTGITNDMVRGAPTFEAIAADLFARLDGKLFIAHNASFDRGFLRSEFQRAGFAFNPDVLCTVRLSRALFPAEKRHGLDALVERHALMPSDRHRALADADLLWQFWQRLHGLVPVDVLRAQIDKTMRRFRLAGDITEDLIDTAPAGCGVYAFYGESDAPLYVGRSVRVRQRLRSHLTGERRSSKEMKLAQQVRRVEWRATGGEIGALLAEAQLIAALRPPNNRVPRVSRGDPVDAPWPYDGAIAFEERDAAEGARVFHIVDGWRYVGHAPSLAEAATLLATSAPGAFELSTWRILQSHLARGLRVLPLSRPVVQPTGAVTLAAAPAGAA, from the coding sequence ATGTCCGAACCGTTTCTGTCCGAGCCTGCCCTCGATGTGCCAATTGTTTTCGTCGACCTTGAAACCACGGGGGGCTCTGTCGGCGATCATAGAATCACGGAAGTCGGCGTCGTCGAAGTGGGACCGAATGGTGTGTCCAGCTGGACTACGCTGGTCGACCCCGGTCAGCCCATCCCGCCATTCATCCAGCAATTGACGGGCATCACCAACGACATGGTGCGCGGTGCGCCGACGTTCGAAGCCATTGCCGCCGACCTGTTCGCGCGGCTCGACGGCAAGCTTTTCATCGCGCACAACGCGAGCTTCGATCGCGGTTTCCTGCGCAGCGAGTTTCAGCGAGCCGGTTTCGCGTTCAATCCCGACGTACTGTGCACCGTGCGCCTCTCGCGGGCGCTGTTTCCCGCCGAAAAGCGCCACGGCCTCGACGCGCTCGTCGAGCGGCACGCACTCATGCCGTCAGACCGGCACCGCGCGCTCGCCGACGCCGATCTGCTCTGGCAGTTCTGGCAGCGCCTGCACGGCCTCGTACCCGTCGACGTGCTGCGCGCGCAGATCGACAAGACCATGCGCCGTTTCCGGCTGGCGGGCGATATCACGGAAGACCTGATCGATACGGCGCCTGCCGGTTGCGGCGTATATGCGTTCTATGGCGAGAGCGACGCGCCGCTCTATGTAGGACGGAGCGTGCGCGTGCGTCAGCGGTTGCGGTCGCATCTGACGGGCGAACGCCGTTCGTCGAAAGAGATGAAGCTTGCGCAGCAAGTGCGCCGCGTCGAATGGCGCGCGACGGGCGGCGAGATCGGCGCTCTGCTCGCCGAAGCCCAACTGATCGCCGCGCTGCGGCCGCCGAACAACCGCGTGCCGCGCGTGAGCCGCGGCGATCCTGTCGACGCGCCGTGGCCCTACGACGGCGCAATTGCGTTCGAGGAGCGGGACGCGGCGGAAGGCGCGCGCGTCTTTCATATCGTCGACGGGTGGCGCTATGTGGGGCACGCGCCCTCGCTCGCCGAGGCTGCAACGCTGCTGGCGACAAGCGCGCCCGGTGCGTTCGAACTGTCGACGTGGCGCATTCTCCAGTCGCATCTCGCGCGCGGCCTCCGTGTGCTGCCGCTCAGCCGCCCGGTTGTCCAGCCGACCGGCGCTGTCACGCTCGCAGCAGCCCCTGCCGGCGCCGCCTAA
- the rpoZ gene encoding DNA-directed RNA polymerase subunit omega, whose protein sequence is MARITVEDCLKQIPNRFELALAATYRARQLAQGHTPKIESRDKPTVVALREIAAGQVGVEMLKKVPV, encoded by the coding sequence ATGGCCCGCATTACCGTCGAAGACTGTCTGAAACAGATCCCGAATCGTTTCGAACTGGCGCTTGCCGCGACTTATCGCGCACGTCAGCTCGCTCAAGGCCACACGCCGAAGATCGAAAGCCGCGACAAGCCCACGGTGGTCGCGTTGCGTGAGATTGCGGCCGGCCAGGTCGGCGTGGAAATGCTGAAGAAGGTGCCTGTCTAA